A segment of the Biomphalaria glabrata chromosome 18, xgBioGlab47.1, whole genome shotgun sequence genome:
ataaaaaaatggtcCCACTGTCCAACTGAAAAAGATTAGATGAGGATTTACATTGGATGATGCTTATATTCttgttttgaacatttttttaaagagtaaagGAAGGCAATGCTGTTTATTAACTTCcattataaatacataaacagtCTTAGAAATACACAAAATGTACACTAATACTTTAAGTATGACTAGATATAATTGTATATTGTACGGGtgttttcataaaataataTCATATGAAATTAAATACTTAGATTTGAGTAAGAAATGCAACAGAGATTCTTTCTGTATACAAAAAAAGTCTTGCTATGTTTAAGCAAAGCCAATCAAGGAAAGCCCAGTATATTTCAAGAAGTCTTTCACTTTGAGGTCAAACTATTGAGGTAAAAGATGGCGAGGTAAATAATGATGAAGCCATTTATTTAAATGATCAATAATGATGTAGACATTGATATCAAGGTCAAAGCTATTAAGATTAATAATGTCAAGGTCAATGGTGTCGCGGTCAAAGCTTTTTACATCAATGATGTCGAGGTCAATGATATTGGTATCAAAGCTGTTGAGGCTAATGATGACGAGGTCAAAGATGTCGAGGTCAAAGCTTTTAAAGTCAATGATGTCGAGGTCATTGAAATCGATGTCAAAGCTATTAAGGTCAATAGTATCAAGGTCAAAGCTTCTGAGGTCAATGATATCGAGGTCAATGATATCGATGCCAATGATAACGAGGTCAATGATATCAATGCCAATGATATCGAGGTCAATGATATCAATGTCAATGATATCAATGTCAATGATATCAATGTCAATGATATCAATGTCAATAATATCAATGTCAATAATATCAATGTCAAAGATGTCAAGGTCAATGATATCAATGTCAATGATGTCGAGGTCAATGATATCAATGTCTAAGATGTAAAAGTCAAGAATATCAATGTCaatgatgtcaaggtcaataatatcaatgtcaaatatgtcaagGTCAATGTTTTCAATGTCAAAGATGTCGAGGTCAATGTTGTCGAGGTCAATGATATCAATCTCAAAGATGTCGAGGTCAATGATATCAATCTCAAAGATGTCGAGGTCAATAATATCAATCTCAAAGATGTCGAGGTCAATGATATCAAAGTCAAAGATGTCGAGGGCAATGACATTAATGTTAATGATATCAAAATCAATGATGTCGACGTTAATCACAAAGTGAGAGCAGTGTATTCAAGACGATTTAAGTAACTTCTCGGGCACAGAACCAGCATATGTAAGCAACTTCATCTTCCATTGTCTGCATTATAATGATACAAATTTATTTGCATGCTAATTAGCTCTCCCAACCGAGGCCGCTAAAATTGACATCACTTGCAGCCCCGCTGTGAACATGTGAATACATCCAACGCCATCCAGACCGCCCCAAGGTGTAGACCGGCGCCCCGCTGCTGCCGGGGCAAGTGCAGGCCGTGTAGGAATACTTAGTGGTTCCGCGGCTGACCTCGTACTTCGCGGTCCACTCGCCCAGGGAGATCTGCTTGGAGCACCCGTGTGGGTGAGACACAATGATGGTGAGTCGGTCCTCGTCTTTAGTGTTGTAGTATTTCTTGAAGACTTTGAAGCACAAGTCATTGTAGAGATCTACAGATTTTCTCAGCCTATCAACGAGCTCTACGTCGTGCGTCACACAGGTCAGCAAGTACCTATCTGCGAAAATGTCTGATCCGTCTTTTCCAACTCCTTCCACCTCCACATACTCGCAGCCTTTGCTGTTGAAGCCCAGCCTGCAAGTCGATCTTTTGGCTTCGGACACGCTAAACACCACGTGCGTAGCCGTAATGACATTGATCTGGCCCCAAGTTTTTGTGGGCGTTTCTGAACTTTGACACGCCTTGCAAGGACAGCAAACCTCGTCCTCATTGGTCAACTTTCTGACATCCCAGACACGCCCAGTTCCGGTTCTCAATAGTTTCTTGCCGATAGTCTCGAAAAATGGATAGGGGACGTTTGTCCCCGGGTAAAACTCAGGCCGGGATTCGTCGGTGTAGTCTACCGCGACTCTAACGGTAATGTCAGAAGTGACCTTGACAAGGTCGAAAAGATCAGGATCTCGGTAACGCTCGGGTAAGTGCTGGATGGTGAAGTCATCAACAGGAAAGAATGTGGTATGGTCAGGGTTCTTCCTGCAGCAGATAAGATGTTCATGCAGGTCCGCCTCGCCTCTGTAACTCACCTCCGCCTCATGCGTTACTGAAATCACACAAAAATATTCAATAGTTTTAACTTGTAAAAACTAGTTTTTAGATTTACAGTCTTAAAAGCTGGGAAAAAAACGGTATAATCTTTTTTGAGGCTAGGTCGCTGAGTGGTAGACTGGAATCGAATTCTGGCAAACactggggtttttttttatttcgggatcttaaggctttaatgggtacctgacgttagggaaaaagtaaaggcgggtttacgttgtgctggcctcatgacaccctcggtaactgtggaccacagaaaaatatgacctttaaatcatttGCTCTATAGATCAAAAGGTCTGAACTGGGACGTTTTCTTTGATAATCTTATTGGaacgttcaaaagaaaaaaaaatgcgataAAAACGAATAAAGTTTTTGAAGGAAAGATATGGGTATTTTGAGGTATACGTGGCTGAGTTGAAAAATGATATGGCTATCTAACTGAATGGGTACGATTTGAATCCAGACGTAGACCAGACATTCTTaatttgaaaagattttttacttaataagcgacttcttttttttttttccatttttaaaaattcattttgatatAATTACGAAACAAAAATCAGGCAGCAATGTTCTAGAATAGCAACCATACAATTAATGGAGTAGAGAATAGTGTAAATATATTTACCTAAACTAAGAAGATATTTAGCGTCGGCTGCCATTGAAACTTCTCAATTCCCTTGAAGATTGACACAGAAGTTTTATTCCTTGCtgtctgaaacaaacaaaaaaaaaacaacaacacttaaaATAGCGTCAAAATTGTAATGAGAAATAGGTCGTAATTTACATTGTCACGATTTAGCCCAGGTCGCACTAGTGGCGGCAGAATCCATAAGGCTTTACATGTTTGAAATACAATAACTCACTATAGCATATAgtgaggtgtggtggctgagtggtaaagcttcTGGCTTCCGAACCCAATtttccggggttcgaatcctgctgaaCAGTTAGACATAGGCTTTTTAGAGCGCCCCTGAGCTcatcccagctctaatggttacccaGCGTTAGgtggaagaaaaataaaggcggtgaGTTGTTGTGCTAGCcctatgacaccctcgttaaccttgggcgacagaaacagatgacattcaCATCTTCTGCCCAATTGATCACAAAGATCTAAAAGGGACATTTTAAACTATAGTAAAGAAACGCACACTACGTGAGCTAACTCGTAACAGAAAGAGAaatgtatctttaaaaaaaaatactaaaaaataaaatcattaggTAATGGAAAGAACCGCACAATTACAACCGTGTAACTAAATACTgcaagagttatctttctttttttttttctacaaatgaaaattaattaagcagtgaattgttttcattgattcatttcTCGTCTtagaaaatgaataattgttgaaaGTTTCATTGGTACATGATTGGTACATGATTGGTACATGATTGGCAAATGATTGGTACCAGGCAAATGAAGTTGATATGAGGGTAAGcattgttaacaaaaaaaaaaaaacagtagtgaaaaaaaaaggtgccatGGAGCATGAATAATTATATCTTTAGGATGAGAGAATAGATCAGTAACTATTTATATTGGTAACGACcatgttcacaaaaaaaaaagtggaaaatTAGACCTCTTACTAAAGTACACACTTGACTATTGGGAGATGACTAGCGTGTTAGTATGTTGATCAGACTTGGTCGTGTCAGTATACACGCGAGGACACTATTGAATCATTCTTGTGATTCCTTGCTACTCTTTATATAATAAGGAAGCAATTTAatacagcggttctcagcctttttagctcggcaACCCCTTTGTACTATTCCCCATGGTGCGGCGGCCCCCAACCGTAAAATAATATTCTAAAGTCACTGCGCTTAGGGAATGTTAAAAGAAATCGTAATCACAATGTTACATTTGATAAGCATTGCCTGATCTTTATGTTTAATTACGAAATAATAGGAAATTATATGTtgactaaaatatatttctgcttataattaaatgatattaaacaaatgaaatgtctttattaacGTTCCTTGTTGGAGATGCCTGTATTAATGAGTTGTCCCATGATGAAAATATTACCTTCAATAACATGGACTTTAAAACAGTGaggaaataacaaaatatataaaagaaaatgctTTTCAAATACCTCCCAACATACGCAAAATTCACTATAGAAATAATATCTGGGATTTAAACTGTTAAACTTTTAATTCTATGACAATAAAAATGTTAGAAACCATTCTGATTCATTTCTCTAAAACAGATATCGGGGTTATcctcaaacaacaacaaaatgtaaaaaaaaatgaaagttttttactttaaaaaaatccatatttctgTGGTCTTTGCGACCCCTGCAAAATCGTCATTCGACTCCCAAAGGGTCGTGACCCACAGGTTTTAGAACCCCTGATTTGATACAATGAAACCATAATCAAAAGTAAAATAACCATCAAcggtaaataaattaatactcCTTCACGCCGAGGCGTAGTGAAGGGGAAGGGGCaagggggcacgatgccccgggTGTCACCATCAGTGGTGCGCCACACACACAGCCCATATTtgtatgtgatgttcatggaaaatgggggaGAGGATGCCACTTATAGACCTTTCCCCGCTCGCACGTTTTCCTCACTATGCCTCTGCTTTCATGCCAGGCCATCGTATGAAATATCAAGTGAGCAAGCCTCTCATTGCTTGTTTATTAAATGTTGAAAATGTCTAACTATTAGGAacctaaatgttttaaaactttcAAGTAGTATGTGATCTACTCCTAGCGGCCTGTGGGTAGCTCTATCAGATCTCATGTACAGTGTATCAAGTGGACCCAATTGAAACGTGTCAAGTGTCAATTAGCTTTCCAAAGTTATACATCAACTTCATCAGCAACATAAACGAAGGATACACGCTGAACACATGAtgactgtgtgtctgtgtgtttgcaTGAGTGTGTATGCAAATTCGGGTGTCTGTTAGCGCATCACTCCGTTTGTGAATGTGTGATTGAAACAATCATTAAGGCTCGTACTGACTGAAAGAGACggagaaaaaaaatagcacagctagagagtgagagaaatagGAAAACAGAGAGAGGGTTTTAGTAGCAAGAGACACACTAATTTAAAtgtggagagaaagaaagaaatagaggaaGAGTTAAAGAGAAATACGAAAAGATAAATTGGATGGGATAAAGAGATAAAGAAGAAGTTTGAGAGGTTAAGATGAAGTTATAAAGAGACTTGTATAGAGACATATAGAAGCTAAGATGTACTAGACAAACAATTAGGAGGGAcagagattaagagagagacagagacaaagattAATAGAggaacagagacagagaaatataGGAGACAGAGagattaagagagaaagagacagatacAGAGATCAAAAGATGgcagaaacaaagataaagaaagGACAGAGAGATTAAGAGAGGACAGTGAGATTAAGAGAGGACAGTGAGATTAAGAGAGGTCAGTGAGATTAAGAGAGGACAGTGAGATTAAGAGAGGACAGTGAGATTAAAAGAGGACAGTGGGACAAAGAGAGGACAGAGAGATTAAGAGAGGACAGTGAGATTAAGAGAAGACAGTGAGATTAAGAGAGGACAGTGAGATTAAGAGAGGACAGTAAGATTAAAAGAGGACAGTGGGACAAAGAGAGGACATAGAGATTAAGAGAGGACAGTGAGATTAAGAGAGGACAGTGAGATTAAGAGAGGACAGTGAGATTAAAAGAGGACAGTGGGACAAAGAGAGGACAGAGAGATTAAGAGAGGACAGTGAGATTAAGAGAGGACAGAGAGATTAAGAGAGGACAGTGGGACAAAGAGAGGACAGAGAGATTAAGAGAGGACAGAGAGATTAAGAGAGGACAGAAAGATTAAAAGAGGACAGTAAGATTAAGAGAGGACAGAGAGATTAAGAGAGGACAGAGAGATTAAGAGAGGACAGAAATATTAAAAGAGGACAGAGAGATTAAGAGAGGACAGAGAGATTAAGAGAGGACAGAGAGATTAAGAGAGGACAGAGAGATTAAGAGAGGACAGAGAGATTAAGAGAGGACAGAGAGATTAAGAGAGGACAGAGAGATTAAGAGAGCACAGAGAGATTAAGAGAGCACagagagattaagagagagacagagacaaagatcAAAAGAGGGACAAAGACAGATTacgagagagggggagaggagAGCTAGATGATATATGGAGATGAGATAAAGGAGAGATCgaacaaagagaagagagagaggagacagataagagaaatgtatataaatgtaaaGTGTAAAGTAAAACTGTAGATACGAGTTGACCTataaaagtgaaacaaaaaagaatagaaAAGCAACATTAGATTTGGAAATCTATctcttgtaataaaaaaaaggtatttctGAGTAACTGTAAGTCATGGTCctctagaaggaaatgagaagaatGCTAGTAGGTCGTTCTCtctatctgtatatataattctcttcgtagCCCAACCATGCGAGACACCACGCACACGCCGATTTTCTAAtcctcgatgaaaaagtcaaggaaagataactctttcatttctgcaagtcggactaaaGTTACCTtacgtaactttcgcggcgacagagagtgtggctaagaaaaaaaagaagggggggggggagaacaagtaagaTGTCTCTGTAATAGCACTGGACTGACTGTTACCAGCATTCGGCGCAACGTACTGGAGAGTAAAACTATCGCAGCTGCTACCTCACAAACTGTCCTCACTCCCTGGATATCACTGACTCCATCAGATTCAAAtataccttttacctttacgcAAAAATAATTCCCTGTTAGATTAGCTTTTGTCATGACAATTAACAAAGCGCAAGGCCAAACGTTCAAAAAGCTATGCCTGTATCTTCCAAAATCTGTTTTCAGTCATGGACAATTGTATGTTGCTCTCTCCAGAGTTCCATCTTTTCATTCACTTAGagtcgtttgcccaaacccacTCCATTTGGACAACTGCGTCTTTCAGGcagtgttcacccgtcactaaatagcggcgtatgttacgccgcgggtcggctaGTAATGTTATAATTAACATCTTTATGACGACTGCAGATAGGAAGATATTCCTCAGTGAGCTAAGTTTCGAATACATGAACTAACGCATGGCGAAGGGGCTCCGCCCCTAACCCCGTTGATGAAACTAACAGCACACCCTTAAttaggggcggactggctatatagaTGTTGGTGTCGCCAAATTGACCAACATGAATAGCAATAAATACCGCTAATGTGATTGACATACTATTACCTTTCATAAAAGAACTTTAGGACTTGACTGACTTTCTCGTCAGTTTGGTTCAACTGATTCAAGAGCCATGATGAATCCCAAAACGATAAAGTTAACGAAGGAATATTCACAATGccattgactttattttgtaatgATAAGCCTGGCTTTTTGCACTTACGCAAGTAACTTGTGAAAGAAGTATCAACATGCTAAACTATTTTAAGTATAGGCTGAAAAGCTTCTTGACACAAAACACTTGCAAGGTTTTATGTTTAAGGCTGTTGATAAAGTTTGTTGATGAAGAACTTTTTTATCCTTAATAAGCTAAACTATATTTTCATTTGTCCCCTTTTAAAGTGCTGTACTTCAATCTTTTAATCATACCAAATCGTTTCAATATCATATAATAAAGTATTCTATTCAAATGAATTTAAGTTGCATTTGTACAATCGTTAGTAGAAATTGAGACTTTCTGTAGCCTCTCAAGTCTATCTAGATGTAGAAATACAACACGTCAAAGTAGCCATACCTCAACCCACGTTGGCATGCTTGCGTTTGTTTTAGTATCAAAACTTTAGTTATGACGAGGACAGGTAATTTGTCGACAGGATGGTATGGTAATACCctggccgattttgacatcAAGTCCACCCCTGCCCCAAATACTACTTTTTCATATTCCTTTTTGTAATAGATAACATGAAACTacgattagatctatattttatttgacattaaaaATGGAATGTCATCCATGACAAATAGAGAGCATCAGGCCTACTTTACGCTGAGTTGAAATTTgatcaaatctagatctagatcacttATTCAAACCCCCCATGGTAACGATTTAGCAGCCCATGATTATCATTATGATATGATGATATCTATTACTTAGGCCTATTTCTTATTaacatttctatttaatttGATGGCATACTTTAACAATATTCACATTGAATTAGACTCACCCCTATTTACGGTAAGCAGTAGTACCATATATTTAGAAACACAGAAGTAAATACTACAGGAAAAAATATGGACTCTATACACTTCCCCAGTATTGAAATCTCATACACAGCTAAAGTAAACACAGCACAATCGTTCTGGGCTAATAACTAGAGCATAGCTATTTTTAGAGCTACCGGTACAGAATGAATACTACACGATTGCTTGTGGGAATTCCCATTGATTTCGCGAGGGTGGCTTGATCAGCGGTACAAGCGAAGTGTGAGGTGGCAGGTCTATGTGGATGTGTTTGAGTAGCTTACACGTGGATACTGCTGGTGACATTGTCAAAGGATTGCATCACAGGACTATGAATCATGGTCGACTAGTTAAGGGGAGGATTCACCTCaattatatctatttttttattttttttacatttttcaaatatGGTTTCAAATGATTATCTATCCATTTCTCTAcagtttttcattatttttagttatattagatgttttaaaatattttaaaataatttttacaaaatatcaaGTGTTCTAATTAATTTAGCTCATTAATTatgcaaaaaatataaaataacgtaacttttttattttttgtccgatttacaaaattttttcaCTACCATTCTCATCTGAAATGCTAGAATCCTATTTGAATCAACAGTATAATTAGTTGTAAAATGAATTACCATTGGTCGAATAAACACATTTCCTGTAAGTAACAATTATTCTGACCAATCAGCGAGCTCTTTGCAAAAGCTTAGGGTGGCCTTATCATAAACAGTTCCGGCGCATGCTTTTGTTTACATCGCTAGTCTAGTGTTTATTTCTTCAATATTATGGATA
Coding sequences within it:
- the LOC106059110 gene encoding uncharacterized protein LOC106059110: MAADAKYLLSLVTHEAEVSYRGEADLHEHLICCRKNPDHTTFFPVDDFTIQHLPERYRDPDLFDLVKVTSDITVRVAVDYTDESRPEFYPGTNVPYPFFETIGKKLLRTGTGRVWDVRKLTNEDEVCCPCKACQSSETPTKTWGQINVITATHVVFSVSEAKRSTCRLGFNSKGCEYVEVEGVGKDGSDIFADRYLLTCVTHDVELVDRLRKSVDLYNDLCFKVFKKYYNTKDEDRLTIIVSHPHGCSKQISLGEWTAKYEVSRGTTKYSYTACTCPGSSGAPVYTLGRSGWRWMYSHVHSGAASDVNFSGLGWES